A window of Formosa sp. Hel1_31_208 contains these coding sequences:
- the hemL gene encoding glutamate-1-semialdehyde 2,1-aminomutase yields the protein MLYQRSSALFKEAEQVIPGGVNSPVRAFKAVGGTPLFAKSAKGAYVYDEDDNRYIDYINSWGPMILGHAFDPVVNAVIEKAKNGTSFGMPTEIETKIAELAVSMVPNVDKIRFVNSGTEACMSAVRLARGYTGKEKIIKFAGCYHGHSDSFLIQAGSGAVTFGSPNSPGVTQGTAKDTLLARYNDIENVKALVQANKGEIACIIIEPVAGNMGCIPTKPNFLKDLRALCSTHNILLIFDEVMTGFRLAKGGVQELYSVDADILCFGKVIGGGLPVGAFAARNEIMNHLAPLGAVYQAGTLSGNPLAMAAGLAMLNAIDSDDDLFERLAEKTAYLHKGCAEVLTKHGIIHTINREGSMISIHFAKDEVVDFESAAKGNNDTFKAFFHGMLNEGIYIAPSAFETWFISDALSYDDLDETIRAVSKVAQSL from the coding sequence ATGTTATATCAACGTAGTAGTGCGTTATTTAAGGAAGCAGAACAGGTAATACCAGGCGGTGTAAACTCTCCGGTACGTGCTTTTAAAGCCGTTGGAGGAACACCGCTTTTTGCGAAATCGGCAAAAGGGGCCTATGTGTATGATGAAGATGATAATCGCTATATCGATTATATAAATTCCTGGGGACCTATGATACTGGGTCATGCTTTTGATCCCGTAGTTAATGCAGTTATCGAAAAGGCCAAAAATGGGACATCGTTTGGAATGCCAACAGAGATTGAAACAAAAATCGCAGAATTGGCTGTGTCTATGGTTCCTAATGTAGATAAAATACGATTTGTAAATTCTGGAACAGAAGCCTGCATGAGTGCTGTTCGTTTGGCTCGAGGCTATACAGGAAAAGAAAAAATCATCAAGTTCGCCGGATGTTATCATGGGCATAGTGATTCGTTTTTAATTCAGGCCGGAAGTGGTGCAGTGACATTTGGAAGCCCTAATAGTCCTGGGGTTACTCAGGGGACAGCAAAAGATACTTTATTAGCCAGATATAATGATATCGAAAATGTAAAGGCATTAGTACAAGCCAATAAAGGAGAGATTGCCTGTATTATTATTGAGCCAGTTGCCGGAAATATGGGGTGTATTCCTACTAAACCAAATTTCTTAAAGGATTTAAGAGCACTTTGTTCGACACACAATATCCTTCTTATTTTTGATGAGGTTATGACCGGATTTCGATTAGCTAAAGGTGGTGTGCAAGAGCTTTATAGTGTTGATGCCGATATTTTGTGCTTTGGAAAAGTGATAGGAGGAGGATTGCCTGTGGGTGCGTTTGCGGCTCGAAACGAGATCATGAATCATTTAGCGCCACTTGGGGCTGTTTATCAAGCAGGAACACTTAGTGGAAACCCTCTAGCCATGGCTGCTGGATTGGCCATGCTTAATGCAATTGATTCTGATGACGACTTATTTGAGCGATTGGCAGAAAAAACAGCCTACTTGCATAAAGGATGTGCGGAAGTATTGACAAAACATGGTATTATACATACGATTAATAGAGAAGGTTCAATGATCTCAATACACTTTGCAAAAGATGAGGTGGTGGATTTTGAAAGTGCGGCCAAAGGAAATAATGACACCTTTAAAGCCTTTTTTCATGGTATGCTCAATGAAGGGATCTACATTGCGCCAAGCGCCTTTGAGACTTGGTTTATTTCGGATGCATTAAGCTATGATGATTTAGACGAAACGATAAGAGCAGTAAGTAAGGTGGCCCAGTCTTTATAA
- a CDS encoding glucosaminidase domain-containing protein, protein MKKIIVLSLMSLVLFGCGSKKRIVTKKEKTKQKTERVVKTTSPTSETPNNAPALNATELYIANYSVIAMEEMRKSKIPASITLAQGILESGSGKGRLSVMANNHFGIKCHGWKGKKIYHDDDKSQECFRKYNQAKLSFEDHSEFLTSRGRYSKLFQLKPDDYEGWAKGLRAAGYATDKKYPEKLISLVERYNLASYDAMVLGGKPENYVSAETVSMNHKVVKGDTLYSLSKRYKTTVEELKRLNDLETNDLILGQILIIKSN, encoded by the coding sequence ATGAAGAAAATTATAGTATTGAGTCTTATGAGTTTAGTGTTGTTTGGTTGTGGTTCTAAAAAAAGAATTGTAACTAAAAAAGAAAAGACCAAACAAAAAACTGAACGCGTTGTAAAAACTACATCGCCAACATCAGAAACTCCTAATAATGCTCCTGCTCTTAATGCTACTGAATTATATATTGCGAATTACAGTGTAATAGCTATGGAGGAAATGCGCAAGTCTAAAATTCCTGCTAGTATAACATTAGCTCAGGGAATTTTAGAGTCTGGATCAGGAAAAGGACGTTTGTCTGTTATGGCAAATAATCATTTCGGAATAAAATGCCATGGTTGGAAAGGGAAAAAAATCTATCATGATGATGATAAGTCTCAGGAATGTTTCAGAAAATATAATCAAGCCAAATTATCTTTTGAAGACCATTCAGAATTTTTAACCTCACGAGGTCGTTATTCTAAGTTGTTTCAGTTGAAGCCTGATGATTATGAAGGTTGGGCAAAAGGGCTTCGTGCTGCAGGCTATGCGACCGACAAGAAATATCCTGAAAAACTAATAAGCCTAGTTGAACGTTATAATCTGGCTAGTTATGACGCCATGGTTTTGGGTGGAAAACCTGAAAACTATGTAAGCGCAGAAACTGTTTCGATGAATCATAAAGTGGTTAAAGGAGATACCTTGTATTCTTTGTCTAAACGATACAAGACAACGGTTGAGGAGCTTAAGCGTTTAAATGATTTAGAAACTAATGACCTGATATTAGGTCAAATTCTTATTATTAAATCTAATTAA
- a CDS encoding 1-aminocyclopropane-1-carboxylate deaminase/D-cysteine desulfhydrase: protein MIQFKDKRNLHVDNQVDIKPEYLIHPYISGNKYRKLKYNLIEAKLLEKQVLLTFGGAYSNHIAAVASAGKEYGFETIGIIRGEELENSDKLNSTLMYAKTCGMQFKFVSREVYRHKTSKGFLKQLEKEFGDFYLIPEGGTNDLAVRGCKEILTERDKTYDFICCSVGTGGTISGLINSALPHQKILGFPALKGDFLQEEISKFATNKNWELNTNYHFGGYAKITTELIAFINAFKRSNNVPLDPIYTGKMMFGIYDLIKKGYFPKNSKILAIHTGGLLGIEGMNQRLKQQNKPLIV from the coding sequence ATGATACAATTCAAAGACAAAAGGAACTTACATGTTGATAATCAGGTTGATATAAAACCAGAGTATTTAATTCATCCCTATATTTCTGGTAATAAATACCGAAAATTAAAATACAACCTTATTGAAGCAAAACTCTTGGAAAAGCAAGTGCTATTGACCTTTGGTGGGGCGTATTCTAATCATATTGCAGCGGTTGCATCTGCTGGCAAAGAATATGGATTCGAAACCATAGGCATCATTCGTGGCGAAGAACTAGAGAATTCCGACAAGTTAAACTCTACATTGATGTATGCAAAGACTTGTGGTATGCAATTTAAATTTGTGTCAAGAGAAGTCTATAGACACAAAACATCTAAAGGGTTTTTGAAGCAACTCGAAAAAGAGTTTGGAGACTTTTATTTAATTCCGGAAGGAGGTACCAATGATTTGGCTGTGAGAGGTTGCAAAGAAATACTTACTGAAAGGGATAAAACTTATGATTTTATCTGCTGCTCGGTAGGTACAGGAGGTACAATTTCTGGACTGATAAATTCAGCTTTACCACATCAAAAAATTCTTGGGTTTCCGGCCTTAAAAGGTGATTTTTTACAAGAAGAAATTAGTAAATTTGCAACTAATAAAAACTGGGAACTAAATACGAATTATCATTTTGGAGGGTACGCAAAAATTACAACCGAATTAATAGCATTTATTAATGCGTTTAAGCGGTCTAATAATGTGCCTCTGGATCCCATATATACGGGTAAAATGATGTTTGGTATTTACGACTTAATCAAAAAAGGCTATTTTCCGAAGAACTCTAAAATACTAGCCATTCATACGGGTGGACTACTAGGAATAGAAGGGATGAATCAAAGATTAAAACAACAAAATAAGCCATTAATCGTTTAA
- a CDS encoding GEVED domain-containing protein gives MKRKLLLIIIVTTFVNSLVGAQVSIFSEGFETATGAENIASPYLSWQNGFFPTTPPTNNNFFWVFDNTRCNVISGNYSMAVSENSPVTTAPFPEYRTTRNAATLVYHTTPIDATNYTNLTLDFNWICEGEAGFDFGTVLYSLDQANWFVLPGVYQGQSTVQNVTNLDLSVLDGQVFYLAFGWENDGSLGNFPGFIIDDIDVQGILLSPCTTPNQPTVLNLTPTGDTINGSFTAAAPAPDNYLVVVSTNATAPNPTNGAAYNIGDTIGAGYTVVDNDGDTTFTATGLNPLTIYYLYVFSYNSACLGGPQYNLVNPLTGNTVTTNSTYCTPNTTNNINLKYINDVEFIGTLNDVANFNNNTSTTSNGYSDFTSLTNSVQAQGEGVNIYVGSNTGRGRYKAWVDWNKDGVFNNDASEIVYDSAGILTTTTTFGFVIPANQTIGDYRIRIRFNNNYRSSTGAIELGSYNFTACEPFDFVDNPGPNNDIYRFGEAEDYTFTVVESCTAKITSITDASTCGPGPVNLQVTGNASATIFNLYEAETGGNLIDSNNTGSFAPNIATTTIFWVTASDGSCESLKRLKIIGTVNPITELTITPGVPVVCGEDDIIEISATGDIELAYLIDEDFEGGGLGVFSVVNLIDNGPIQNSLTEWQNRTSTFVPSQQVWFPAISSGFGTNQFAMATSDVAPATGFVYTSMESPTVDSSTFTDLTLNFDMYFSKYLTGIDPDLIEIYVSTNGGATWALVQDYTDDIGYGTSFNTINIDLSAYINEPNLKISIDYIAQWSDGVAVDNIQLYGSRPLNPSFTWTGTVDAYSDAAATIPYVPGSTASSVYVRPTLTQLEQSTFTFTANATLSNGCTITKDITINNNTKIWNGSQGTSTWNDPDNWSPSGIPTSDNCVIVKDVGALPDPVLLGPPLPPSPAFARNLIIKNDGYLELESSTSLTVTDWITVEPTGIFDVRSGANLVQVTNVPVNNNTGSINMEREVTGLASNDYVYWSSAVENFGVLGVSPSSNPALILNWVPTIIGNGVGNYGEWQSTAENMIAGKGYAIRGLLGTATANTALFSGRPSNGIINRAISRGNYNGVDYPGAGSTIATAIDDNWNLVGNPFPSSISADDFISANAAIIVDDVNPAIAGTVYLWTHASAPSNAVTDPFYGDYVYNYNPNDYVAYNITGSTPAGFNGFIGAGQAFFVLMDNAAASPSNLLFDNTMRSGVYDNNQFYRTDSSGDDETPADIEKNRIWLDLINTNNQAVSTLVGYISGATNDKDRLYDGDQFSGSGMLFYSLINENKMVIQGRALPFAELDTVPLGFAVSQNGNYSIAINQVDGLFNTTNQDIFIEDTQTGAIHDLRLSPYTFSSEAGEFNNRFVLRYTDDTLSQNEVSSLDELEIIAPEGKYLKVTSQLSLIADIIIYDLQGKVVLNTNEVNLSEYTISTKHMANGAYIVKASLIDGKEKVQKVILNQ, from the coding sequence ATGAAAAGAAAATTACTATTAATTATAATTGTTACTACTTTTGTAAATTCATTAGTTGGAGCACAGGTTTCTATATTCTCAGAAGGGTTTGAAACAGCTACAGGTGCAGAGAATATAGCTAGCCCTTATTTGAGCTGGCAAAATGGTTTTTTCCCAACAACACCCCCAACAAACAACAACTTTTTCTGGGTATTTGACAATACTAGATGCAATGTTATATCTGGTAATTATTCAATGGCCGTAAGTGAAAATAGTCCGGTAACTACTGCCCCATTCCCAGAATATAGAACTACAAGAAATGCAGCGACATTAGTGTATCACACCACACCTATAGACGCAACAAATTATACAAATCTGACGCTAGATTTTAATTGGATATGTGAAGGTGAAGCTGGTTTTGATTTCGGAACCGTTTTATATTCTTTAGACCAAGCCAATTGGTTTGTTCTTCCTGGAGTATACCAAGGTCAAAGTACCGTACAAAATGTTACTAATTTAGATCTTTCAGTTCTTGACGGACAAGTTTTCTATTTAGCTTTTGGCTGGGAAAATGATGGTTCCTTAGGAAACTTCCCAGGGTTCATTATTGACGATATAGACGTTCAAGGCATTCTACTCTCGCCATGCACAACTCCTAATCAGCCAACAGTTTTAAATCTGACGCCTACAGGAGATACCATAAATGGTTCATTTACGGCAGCTGCGCCAGCACCAGACAACTATCTTGTAGTCGTTAGTACAAATGCAACAGCTCCAAATCCAACAAATGGAGCGGCTTACAACATAGGAGATACCATTGGCGCTGGATATACGGTAGTTGATAATGATGGCGACACCACCTTCACAGCAACTGGATTAAACCCATTAACCATTTACTACTTGTATGTGTTTTCATACAATAGTGCTTGTTTAGGTGGGCCTCAATACAATTTAGTGAACCCACTCACAGGGAATACCGTGACTACGAACTCTACGTATTGCACTCCAAATACAACTAACAATATCAACCTAAAATATATTAATGATGTCGAGTTCATAGGAACGTTAAACGATGTGGCAAATTTCAATAACAATACATCTACAACATCCAATGGTTATTCAGACTTCACTAGTTTAACCAATAGTGTTCAGGCACAAGGTGAAGGCGTTAATATCTATGTTGGATCTAATACGGGCAGAGGCAGATATAAGGCATGGGTAGATTGGAATAAAGATGGTGTATTCAATAATGATGCTTCCGAAATTGTTTATGATTCTGCAGGTATTCTAACAACAACAACGACATTCGGCTTCGTAATCCCAGCCAATCAAACCATTGGTGATTATAGAATACGAATTAGGTTCAATAATAATTACAGATCAAGTACAGGTGCGATTGAATTAGGTTCATATAACTTCACTGCCTGCGAACCATTTGACTTTGTAGATAATCCAGGACCAAATAACGATATATACAGATTCGGCGAAGCTGAAGACTACACCTTTACAGTTGTTGAAAGTTGCACTGCAAAAATCACAAGTATCACCGATGCATCGACTTGTGGACCAGGCCCTGTAAATCTTCAAGTAACTGGGAACGCTAGCGCTACAATATTCAATTTATACGAAGCAGAAACTGGCGGGAATTTGATAGATTCAAACAATACAGGTTCTTTCGCCCCCAACATAGCTACTACCACAATTTTCTGGGTAACAGCATCTGACGGTTCTTGTGAATCACTCAAGCGATTAAAAATAATTGGAACAGTTAATCCAATCACAGAATTAACAATAACACCTGGCGTCCCAGTTGTATGCGGGGAAGATGATATCATTGAAATTTCAGCAACAGGAGATATTGAATTGGCGTACCTAATAGACGAAGACTTTGAAGGTGGAGGATTAGGTGTGTTTTCAGTGGTAAACCTTATTGATAATGGTCCCATACAGAACAGTCTCACGGAATGGCAAAACCGAACCAGCACATTCGTGCCATCTCAACAAGTATGGTTCCCTGCAATTTCATCTGGTTTTGGAACTAATCAATTTGCTATGGCGACATCTGATGTAGCTCCAGCAACCGGATTCGTATATACTTCAATGGAATCACCAACTGTAGACTCATCTACATTTACAGATTTGACATTAAATTTCGACATGTATTTTTCTAAATATCTCACCGGTATAGATCCTGACCTTATCGAAATCTATGTTTCCACAAATGGAGGAGCCACATGGGCCTTAGTTCAAGATTACACAGATGACATAGGCTATGGAACTAGTTTCAATACTATTAATATTGACTTATCTGCATACATCAATGAACCAAATTTAAAAATATCGATAGATTATATCGCCCAATGGAGCGATGGCGTAGCAGTTGACAATATTCAGTTATATGGTTCAAGACCTTTAAATCCGTCTTTTACATGGACCGGTACTGTTGATGCCTATTCTGATGCGGCGGCAACAATTCCATATGTGCCAGGGTCAACAGCATCATCAGTTTATGTAAGACCAACTCTTACTCAATTAGAGCAATCAACATTCACGTTTACTGCAAATGCAACCTTATCCAATGGATGTACAATTACTAAGGATATAACAATTAATAATAACACTAAAATATGGAATGGCAGTCAAGGTACTTCTACATGGAATGACCCTGATAACTGGTCTCCTTCTGGCATACCAACAAGTGACAATTGTGTCATTGTAAAAGATGTAGGTGCATTGCCTGACCCTGTTCTTCTTGGACCTCCATTGCCACCAAGTCCAGCTTTTGCCAGAAATTTAATCATTAAAAATGATGGATATCTTGAACTTGAATCATCGACTTCGTTAACAGTGACCGATTGGATTACGGTAGAACCAACAGGTATATTTGATGTGCGAAGTGGTGCAAATTTAGTTCAAGTGACTAATGTTCCTGTGAATAATAATACCGGCAGTATCAATATGGAGCGCGAAGTGACAGGTTTGGCTTCTAATGATTATGTCTATTGGTCCTCAGCAGTGGAAAACTTTGGCGTTTTAGGGGTGTCACCAAGCAGTAACCCTGCTTTAATATTAAATTGGGTGCCAACCATTATAGGAAATGGCGTAGGAAATTATGGTGAATGGCAATCTACTGCGGAGAACATGATAGCGGGTAAAGGTTACGCAATTCGAGGGTTATTAGGTACCGCAACTGCAAATACTGCATTATTTTCAGGCCGACCTAGCAATGGCATTATAAATAGGGCTATTTCAAGAGGAAATTACAATGGTGTAGATTATCCTGGTGCTGGATCTACAATTGCAACCGCAATAGATGATAACTGGAATTTAGTTGGAAATCCATTCCCATCTTCAATTTCAGCTGATGACTTTATTTCAGCCAATGCTGCTATTATCGTTGACGATGTTAATCCAGCCATTGCTGGAACTGTTTACCTTTGGACTCACGCTTCAGCACCTAGTAATGCCGTTACTGATCCATTCTATGGTGACTACGTTTATAATTATAATCCTAATGATTATGTTGCATATAATATTACGGGCTCTACTCCAGCAGGATTTAACGGGTTTATCGGAGCAGGACAAGCATTCTTTGTTTTAATGGACAATGCCGCTGCGAGCCCATCAAATCTTCTATTTGATAATACCATGAGAAGTGGCGTGTACGATAACAATCAATTTTATAGAACAGATTCATCTGGAGATGATGAAACTCCCGCTGATATTGAAAAAAACAGAATTTGGTTAGATTTAATCAATACCAATAATCAAGCAGTTTCAACGCTTGTTGGATATATTTCAGGAGCAACTAATGACAAAGACCGACTTTATGATGGCGATCAATTTAGTGGGTCAGGCATGTTATTTTACTCCCTCATCAATGAAAATAAAATGGTGATTCAAGGACGAGCATTACCATTTGCAGAGCTTGACACAGTTCCTTTAGGGTTTGCCGTATCTCAAAATGGAAATTATTCAATAGCTATAAATCAAGTTGACGGTCTATTTAACACAACTAACCAAGACATTTTCATAGAAGACACACAAACCGGAGCAATTCATGACTTAAGACTAAGTCCGTATACATTTTCATCGGAAGCAGGAGAATTTAACAATCGGTTTGTTTTAAGATATACAGATGATACGTTATCGCAAAATGAAGTTAGTTCACTTGACGAACTTGAAATTATTGCACCTGAAGGCAAATATCTTAAAGTTACTTCTCAGTTAAGTTTGATAGCAGATATTATCATTTACGACTTACAAGGAAAGGTTGTTCTTAATACAAATGAAGTAAATCTATCTGAATATACTATAAGCACAAAACATATGGCTAATGGAGCATATATTGTAAAGGCTTCTCTTATAGATGGGAAAGAAAAAGTTCAAAAAGTAATTCTTAACCAATAA